The proteins below are encoded in one region of Prosthecobacter debontii:
- a CDS encoding arsenate reductase ArsC, translating into MKPRVLILCTGNSCRSHMAEGILRHVAGDLVEVHSAGSKPAGYVHPKAIAALAEIGLDISTHTSKHMNDFLDRDIATVITVCGNADQACPIYPGQVNRYHWGFDDPAHATGTEEEVMAEFRRVRDQIQLVFGAYAAGLREGLKANV; encoded by the coding sequence ATGAAACCTAGAGTTCTCATTCTTTGCACAGGCAACTCCTGCCGCAGTCACATGGCGGAGGGCATCTTGCGCCATGTGGCAGGTGACTTGGTGGAGGTGCACAGTGCCGGGTCTAAGCCGGCAGGGTATGTGCATCCGAAAGCCATCGCCGCCCTGGCGGAGATTGGCCTGGATATCTCCACGCATACCTCCAAGCACATGAACGATTTCCTGGATCGTGACATTGCCACCGTCATCACGGTGTGTGGAAATGCCGACCAGGCTTGCCCCATCTATCCCGGCCAGGTGAATCGGTATCACTGGGGCTTTGATGATCCGGCCCACGCTACCGGCACCGAGGAGGAAGTGATGGCGGAATTCCGACGCGTGCGGGATCAGATTCAGCTCGTGTTCGGGGCCTATGCCGCCGGGTTGCGTGAGGGTTTGAAAGCGAACGTTTAA
- a CDS encoding DUF6428 family protein — protein sequence MTIESFVSHLKTHAELPLLFVLPDGGFIPAHFHITEVGHVKKNFIDCGGTRRSTESCLLQTWVADDTEHRLVAGRLAMIFGKAGEVLPHQDLPVEIEYEDFSVSQFRVVGAQAEEGRLTFQLGLKHTDCLAKELCLPGVCGPAPTVNLLGCAPGSGCC from the coding sequence ATGACTATTGAATCCTTCGTTTCTCATTTGAAAACTCATGCAGAGCTGCCGCTGCTGTTCGTGCTACCGGATGGTGGTTTCATCCCCGCCCACTTCCACATCACTGAAGTGGGGCATGTGAAAAAGAACTTCATCGATTGCGGGGGCACTCGTCGGAGCACCGAGAGCTGCCTGCTGCAAACCTGGGTGGCCGATGATACCGAGCATCGTCTGGTGGCTGGGAGGCTGGCCATGATCTTTGGTAAAGCTGGAGAGGTTTTACCGCATCAGGATCTGCCCGTGGAGATCGAGTATGAGGACTTCTCGGTGAGCCAGTTCCGCGTGGTCGGTGCTCAGGCGGAGGAGGGGCGTCTGACCTTTCAGCTCGGCCTGAAGCATACGGACTGTTTGGCTAAGGAACTGTGCCTGCCGGGAGTCTGCGGACCCGCGCCAACGGTGAATCTGCTCGGCTGTGCCCCTGGCAGCGGTTGTTGCTAA
- a CDS encoding ArsR/SmtB family transcription factor — protein MARTRISLPDPTERRVTVMKALAHPSRMRIAEALMKGEMCVCDLQALVGADISTVSKHLSLMRAAGVLTCEKRGLNIYYRLACTCLGAFLRCLDELTPGEDACAVGCCD, from the coding sequence ATGGCCCGCACCCGAATTTCACTTCCTGATCCCACCGAGCGCCGAGTGACGGTGATGAAGGCGCTGGCTCATCCGTCCCGCATGAGGATTGCCGAGGCCCTGATGAAGGGGGAGATGTGCGTGTGTGATCTCCAAGCGTTGGTGGGGGCAGATATCTCCACGGTGTCCAAGCACCTGAGCCTGATGCGTGCGGCTGGCGTGCTGACCTGTGAAAAGCGGGGGCTGAACATTTACTACCGCCTCGCCTGCACTTGCCTGGGAGCGTTCTTGCGCTGCCTGGATGAGTTGACCCCCGGTGAGGATGCCTGCGCGGTGGGGTGTTGTGATTGA